Proteins encoded together in one Lathyrus oleraceus cultivar Zhongwan6 chromosome 5, CAAS_Psat_ZW6_1.0, whole genome shotgun sequence window:
- the LOC127081480 gene encoding uncharacterized protein LOC127081480, giving the protein MKTTSANTKKRSSLVKTSSVKCPKSEDSQHFSVTLHHGGEFYRVFEEEIIYRGGKMMIAKAWRAKLIAKKIIEGDADNQYASIWRYAEELRRVNHGNTVKINVERPSPSIQPRFGSFYFCFDGCKKGFIHGCRPFVGVDGCHLKTKYGGQLLIAVGRDANDQYFPLAFGVVENETKESWRWFIQLLMEDIGLVAVFEELSDTIEHRLCLRHLYANFKKRFGGGALIRDLMMGAAKATYYQAWVQKMNELKNADPNAWTWLMAVPTKSWCKHAFSFYPKCDTLMNNISESFNATILAARDKPILTMCEWIRKYLMNRLSTSASKLENWPHKVMPIPRRRLDNEVFRSGHWLPTWSIAETFQVTHSYNTHEFIVDIAKRLCSCNFWELVGIPCRHAVAALSYRKQNPDEFVYACYTREKFALCYGFSVSPINGQDMWPEVEMEPPLPPAYKNGPGRPKKIRIRETGSSVTASITKQSRKRVEKKPIIKRRQSERIKLSWFKRPITGEGISSDKPITLPENEDIPTSK; this is encoded by the exons atgaagacAACCTCAGCGAATACGAAGAAGCGATCCAGCTTAGTGAAGACGAGCTCAGTGAAGTGTCCAAAGTCCGAG GATTCACAACACTTTAGTGTTACACTCCACCATGGGGGTGAATTTTACAGGGTTTTTGAAGAAGAAATTATATACAGAGGGG GAAAGATGATGATTGCAAAAGCATGGAGGGCTAAGCTAATTGCCAAGAAGATAATTGAAGGTGATGCTGACAATCAGTATGCTTCCATATGGAGGTATGCAGAAGAACTAAGAAGGGTAAACCATGGCAACACTGTGAAGATAAATGTAGAAAGACCTAGTCCATCCATACAACCAAGGTTTGGGTcattttatttctgttttgatggCTGTAAGAAAGGCTTTATTCATGGATGCAGACCATTTGTGGGGGTTGATGGATGTCACTTAAAGACCAAGTATGGTGGACAGTTACTTATTGCTGTAGGCAGGGATGCTAATGATCAATACTTCCCTTTGGCATTTGGTGTGGTTGAAAATGAAACAAAGGAGAGTTGGAGATGGTTTATACAACTACTAATGGAGGACATTG GACTTGTGGCTGTATTTGAAGAATTGTCTGATACTATTGAGCATAGATTATGTCTTAGGCACTTGTATGCTAATTTCAAGAAAAGGTTTGGTGGAGGAGCCCTTATTAGAGATTTAATGATGGGAGCTGCTAAAGCCACATACTATCAGGCATGGGTCCAAAAGATGAATGAATTGAAGAATGCAGATCCCAATGCTTGGACTTGGTTGATGGCTGTTCCTACCAAAAGCTGGTGTAAGCATGCCTTTTCTTTTTACCCTAAATGTGATACATTGATGAATAATATCTCAGAGTCTTTTAATGCTACCATTCTAGCTGCTAGGGACAAACCTATACTCACAATGTGTGAGTGGATAAGAAAATATCTGATGAATAGGTTATCCACCTCTGCAAGTAAACTAGAAAATTGGCCACATAAGGTGATGCCAATACCTAGGAGAAGGTTAGATAATGAGGTGTTCAGGAGTGGTCATTGGTTGCCAACATGGTCAATTGCTGAGACTTTTCAGGTTACACATAGTTACAACACACATGAATTTATTGTTGACATTGCTAAAAGGTTATGTAGTTGTAATTTTTGGGAATTAGTAGGAATTCCATGTAGGCATGCTGTAGCTGCTCTGAGTTATAGAAAGCAAAACCCTGATGAATTTGTTTATGCTTGTTACACAAGAGAAAAGTTTGCACTATGTTATGGATTTTCAGTAAGTCCAATCAATGGTCAAGATATGTGGCCAGAAGTTGAGATGGAACCACCTCTACCACCTGCATATAAAAATGGTCCTGGTAGACCTAAGAAGATTAGGATAAGAGAAACAGGATCTAGTGTGACTGCCTCAATCACAAAACAATCCAGAAAAAGGGTTGAAAAAAAACCTATCATCAAAAGAAGGCAAAGTGAGAGGATCAAGTTGAGTTGGTTTAAAAGACCCATAACAGGTGAAGGAATATCTAGTGACAAACCAATTACCCTACCAGAAAATGAAGACATACCCACTTCAAAATGA